Proteins found in one Serratia plymuthica genomic segment:
- a CDS encoding LacI family DNA-binding transcriptional regulator: MATILEVAKKAGVSKATVSRVLSGSGYVSPEKRERVDNAIAETGYRPNLLARNLATKTTQTIGLVVTNTLYSGNYFSELMSQSARIMEENGRQLILADGKHTAEEEKAAIQFLLDLRCDGVIIYPRFLSIAEMDEIISRHKQPILVINRRLRLNDSYCIFSDQQATSATAVAHLIQLGHRDIAFITGSLDSPTGLERLSGYKSALAQQGIAANNALIVEGKWNAQSGMAAVDALLAGGHAFSAIVASNDEMAIGAMKRLAECQIPVPSAVSVIGFDDIPLAPYTIPSLSSMKMPVTEMIKETINRLVSMLDGGELSKRPAFPASLILRDSVAAGPYFQKG; this comes from the coding sequence ATGGCAACAATACTTGAGGTGGCTAAAAAGGCCGGCGTTTCTAAGGCGACGGTGTCCCGCGTGTTGTCCGGCAGCGGCTATGTCAGCCCGGAGAAACGCGAGCGGGTGGATAACGCCATCGCCGAGACCGGCTATCGGCCCAACCTGTTGGCGCGCAATCTGGCGACGAAAACCACCCAGACCATCGGGCTGGTGGTCACCAACACGCTGTACAGCGGTAACTACTTCAGCGAGCTGATGTCCCAGTCCGCCCGTATCATGGAAGAAAATGGCCGCCAGCTGATCCTGGCGGACGGCAAGCACACCGCGGAAGAAGAAAAGGCCGCCATTCAATTCCTGCTGGATCTGCGTTGCGACGGGGTGATCATCTACCCGCGTTTTCTCTCTATTGCGGAAATGGACGAGATCATTTCCCGGCATAAGCAGCCGATCCTGGTCATCAACCGCCGCTTAAGGCTGAACGACAGCTACTGCATCTTCAGCGATCAGCAAGCCACCAGCGCGACGGCGGTGGCGCACCTCATCCAACTTGGGCATCGCGATATCGCGTTCATCACCGGCTCGCTGGATTCCCCCACCGGGCTGGAGCGGCTCTCCGGCTACAAATCCGCGCTGGCGCAGCAGGGTATTGCGGCCAACAACGCCTTGATTGTCGAAGGGAAGTGGAATGCGCAAAGCGGCATGGCGGCGGTCGATGCGCTGCTGGCCGGCGGCCACGCGTTCAGCGCCATTGTCGCCAGCAACGACGAAATGGCCATCGGCGCCATGAAGCGGCTGGCGGAATGCCAAATCCCGGTGCCGTCCGCCGTGTCGGTGATCGGGTTCGATGATATCCCGCTGGCGCCTTACACCATTCCCTCGCTCTCCAGCATGAAAATGCCGGTGACCGAGATGATTAAGGAAACCATCAACCGCCTGGTGTCGATGCTGGACGGTGGCGAGCTGAGCAAACGCCCAGCCTTCCCGGCGAGCCTGATCCTGCGGGATTCGGTGGCGGCGGGGCCGTATTTTCAGAAGGGATGA
- the yjiA gene encoding GTPase gives MKPIAVTILTGFLGAGKTTLLRHILNADHGYKIAVIENEFGEVPVDNALIGDRASRITTLSNGCICCSKANELADALLDLLDGVDQGQLAFDRLIIECTGMADPGPITQTFFSHELICERFLLDGIITLVDAAHADQQLSQFSIAQAQVGYADRILLTKTDVAPDCEALTQRLQLMNARAPVYKVTHGDIDLGLLFGIEGFTLNDRLNLTPPAPLFRRIPQPQNDIRSIVVYHDQPLELMQISEVMEGLLLEYADSLLRYKGILSIKDEPRRLLFQGVQRLYNADWDREWLSEEERRSTLVFIGVDLPEETIRARFADLA, from the coding sequence ATGAAACCCATCGCCGTCACCATTCTGACCGGCTTTTTGGGCGCAGGCAAAACCACCCTGCTGCGCCATATTCTGAACGCCGACCATGGCTACAAGATTGCGGTTATCGAAAACGAATTCGGCGAAGTGCCTGTCGACAACGCGCTGATTGGCGACCGCGCCAGCCGCATCACCACCCTGAGCAACGGCTGCATCTGCTGCAGCAAAGCCAACGAGCTGGCAGACGCACTGCTCGACCTGCTGGACGGAGTGGACCAAGGCCAGTTGGCCTTCGATCGGCTGATCATCGAATGCACCGGCATGGCCGATCCCGGCCCGATCACCCAGACCTTTTTCTCGCACGAGCTCATCTGCGAACGCTTCCTGCTGGACGGCATCATCACGCTGGTGGACGCCGCGCACGCCGATCAACAACTGAGCCAGTTCAGCATCGCGCAGGCGCAAGTGGGCTACGCCGACCGCATTCTGCTGACCAAAACCGACGTGGCGCCGGACTGCGAGGCGCTGACTCAGCGCCTGCAACTGATGAACGCCCGCGCGCCGGTGTATAAAGTGACGCACGGCGATATCGACCTGGGCCTGCTGTTCGGCATCGAAGGCTTTACGCTCAACGACAGGTTGAACCTGACGCCGCCCGCCCCGCTGTTCCGCCGCATTCCGCAGCCGCAGAACGACATCCGCTCGATCGTGGTGTACCACGACCAACCGCTGGAACTGATGCAGATTTCCGAAGTGATGGAAGGCCTGCTGCTGGAGTACGCCGACAGCCTGCTGCGTTACAAGGGCATTTTGTCGATCAAGGACGAACCGCGCCGCCTGCTGTTCCAGGGCGTGCAACGGCTGTATAACGCCGACTGGGACCGCGAATGGCTGTCCGAGGAAGAACGCCGCAGTACGCTGGTGTTTATCGGCGTGGATTTGCCGGAGGAGACGATTCGGGCACGGTTTGCCGACCTGGCATAA
- a CDS encoding HNH endonuclease, whose product MAIKIAMLSSKEAVLDAIKEYNNQGYDDFLKKNKIEKIRTHKVRYNKSLYDINGIATAAYILQIGEPPDKIKFSVNLETVIQELKKLGFEVVETPHPLEKLEKGELYKRKDLHDLYGGQEQGGISTPKEFPVIFIFTGEAGETHGYKDGWSNDDHFSYTGEGQKGDMAFTNGNKHIRDHKDNGRDILLFEYNKKRTGVKFIGLFECDSWNYTQCLDTEKNMRQGIVFNLFRVSSAQDVDNDTTTSEVDQKKETLEQLRAKAIKSSMMTSRRKESDSKQSWFERSEDVKKYVLQRANGICESCEQPAPFQKKNGDPYLEPHHTKRLADEGPDHPQWVGAICPTCHRRIHSGADGKALNQTLMVKLELKEADFK is encoded by the coding sequence TTGGCTATAAAGATCGCAATGTTATCTTCGAAAGAGGCTGTTCTAGACGCAATCAAAGAATATAACAACCAAGGTTATGATGATTTCCTTAAGAAAAATAAAATTGAAAAAATAAGAACACACAAGGTCCGTTATAATAAATCCCTGTACGACATTAATGGCATAGCCACCGCAGCTTATATTCTACAAATTGGTGAACCTCCAGATAAAATAAAATTCAGTGTTAATCTAGAAACCGTCATCCAAGAGTTAAAAAAACTTGGCTTCGAGGTAGTTGAAACGCCGCACCCTCTGGAGAAATTAGAGAAAGGTGAACTTTACAAACGTAAAGATCTCCACGACCTCTACGGCGGGCAAGAGCAAGGCGGAATATCGACACCCAAAGAATTCCCCGTGATCTTCATTTTCACCGGAGAGGCTGGCGAAACACATGGGTACAAAGACGGATGGTCTAACGACGACCACTTCTCCTACACGGGAGAGGGGCAGAAAGGTGACATGGCGTTTACCAACGGTAATAAACATATCCGAGACCATAAAGATAATGGTAGGGATATACTTTTATTTGAATATAATAAAAAACGTACGGGCGTAAAATTTATTGGATTGTTTGAGTGCGATTCATGGAATTACACCCAATGTCTAGATACCGAAAAAAACATGAGGCAAGGGATAGTTTTTAATTTATTCCGAGTATCTTCTGCTCAAGACGTAGACAATGACACCACTACATCAGAAGTAGACCAAAAGAAAGAAACGCTCGAGCAGCTACGCGCCAAGGCCATAAAATCATCCATGATGACGAGCCGGCGCAAAGAGAGCGATAGCAAACAATCTTGGTTCGAACGCAGCGAAGACGTGAAAAAATACGTACTTCAACGCGCCAATGGCATCTGTGAATCCTGCGAGCAACCCGCACCGTTCCAGAAAAAGAATGGCGATCCTTATCTAGAACCTCACCACACAAAACGCCTGGCCGATGAAGGCCCCGATCACCCGCAGTGGGTTGGCGCCATCTGCCCTACCTGCCACCGTCGGATACACAGTGGTGCTGATGGAAAAGCGCTGAACCAGACTTTGATGGTGAAATTGGAGCTGAAAGAGGCGGATTTTAAATAG
- a CDS encoding YbdD/YjiX family protein, which translates to MFGNLGQAGKYLGQAARMLVGVPDYDTYVQHMKDNHPDKPVMTYKEFFRERQQARYGGDGKGGMRCC; encoded by the coding sequence ATGTTTGGTAATCTTGGTCAGGCGGGTAAGTATCTCGGGCAGGCGGCGCGCATGCTGGTGGGCGTGCCCGACTACGATACCTACGTCCAGCACATGAAAGACAACCACCCGGACAAACCGGTGATGACCTATAAAGAGTTTTTCCGCGAACGCCAGCAGGCCCGCTACGGCGGCGACGGCAAAGGCGGCATGCGCTGCTGCTGA
- a CDS encoding 6-phospho-beta-glucosidase, producing MSDSTFPQGFLWGGALAANQSEGGYLEGGKGLTTVDMIPHGANRMPVKLGLEKRFALREDEFYPSHDAIDFYHRYRDDIALMAEMGFSVFRTSIAWSRLYPNGDELTPNPQGIAFYRSLFEECRKYGIEPLVTLCHFDVPMHLVTEYGSWRNRKMVEFFTRYARTCFEAFDGLVKYWLTFNEINILLHSPFSGAGLVFEADENPEQVKYQAAHHELVASALATRIAHEVNPANQVGCMLAGGNFYPWSSKPEDVWAALEKDRENLFFIDVQARGAYPSYSARVFREKGVHIAMEEGDSDILKNTVDFVSFSYYASRCASADMNDNNSSAANVVKSLPNPHVPRSDWGWGIDPLGLRITMNMMYDRYQKPLFLVENGLGAHDEFNAVGEIEDDYRISYLREHIRAMADAIADGVPVIGYTTWGCIDLVAASTGEMSKRYGFVYVDRDDHGNGTLARTRKKSFWWYKKVIASNGEDLG from the coding sequence ATGTCTGATTCAACTTTCCCGCAAGGGTTCTTATGGGGCGGCGCCCTGGCCGCCAACCAGTCTGAAGGGGGTTATCTGGAGGGCGGCAAAGGGCTGACCACGGTCGACATGATCCCGCACGGCGCCAACCGCATGCCGGTGAAGCTGGGCCTGGAGAAGCGCTTTGCCTTGCGTGAAGACGAGTTTTACCCAAGCCACGACGCGATCGATTTTTATCACCGTTACCGCGACGACATCGCGCTGATGGCGGAGATGGGCTTTAGCGTCTTCCGCACCTCCATTGCCTGGAGCCGGCTTTACCCGAACGGCGACGAGCTGACGCCCAACCCACAGGGCATTGCCTTCTACCGCAGTCTGTTCGAAGAGTGCCGCAAATACGGCATCGAGCCGCTGGTCACCCTGTGCCATTTCGACGTGCCGATGCATCTGGTGACCGAATACGGCTCCTGGCGCAACCGCAAGATGGTGGAGTTTTTCACCCGCTATGCCCGCACCTGTTTCGAAGCCTTCGACGGCCTGGTGAAGTACTGGCTCACCTTTAATGAGATCAACATTCTGCTGCACAGCCCGTTCTCCGGCGCCGGGCTGGTGTTCGAGGCCGACGAAAACCCCGAGCAGGTAAAATACCAGGCCGCGCACCACGAACTGGTGGCCAGCGCGCTGGCCACCCGCATCGCGCATGAGGTGAACCCCGCCAACCAGGTGGGCTGCATGCTGGCGGGCGGCAATTTCTACCCCTGGTCCAGCAAGCCGGAAGACGTGTGGGCCGCGCTGGAGAAAGACCGCGAGAACCTGTTCTTTATCGACGTGCAGGCCCGTGGCGCTTACCCCTCTTACTCCGCCAGGGTGTTCCGCGAGAAAGGCGTGCACATCGCGATGGAGGAAGGCGACAGCGATATCCTGAAGAACACGGTCGATTTCGTCTCCTTCAGTTATTACGCCTCGCGCTGTGCTTCTGCCGATATGAACGACAACAACAGCAGCGCCGCCAACGTGGTGAAATCGCTGCCGAACCCGCACGTGCCACGCAGCGACTGGGGCTGGGGCATCGACCCGCTGGGTTTGCGCATCACCATGAACATGATGTACGACCGTTACCAAAAACCGCTGTTCCTGGTGGAAAACGGCCTGGGCGCACACGACGAATTCAATGCCGTCGGCGAGATTGAGGACGATTACCGCATCAGTTACCTGCGGGAACACATCCGCGCCATGGCCGACGCCATCGCCGACGGCGTGCCGGTGATCGGCTACACCACCTGGGGCTGCATTGACCTGGTGGCAGCCTCGACCGGTGAAATGAGCAAGCGCTACGGCTTTGTGTACGTCGACCGCGACGACCACGGCAACGGCACCCTCGCCCGCACGCGCAAGAAATCCTTCTGGTGGTACAAGAAAGTGATTGCCAGTAATGGGGAGGATTTGGGGTGA
- a CDS encoding trehalose-6-phosphate synthase, with the protein MSRLVLISNKQCDSKDLACATQALAPDGANEADRGLWLGWNGDVQNFGERPVNYRHNVGYEQVTFPLSIDEFCRHYQGYYHDGLWPVFHNQPEKAHFTPENYQAYRQLNLHFADIACEYVCPGDIICIDDYQLLPCGQALKEQGLLNPSAFFFHLPFPSVALLRQIPEHRGLIESLFFYDLIGFQSLDDRNNFLSYLAGEYPLEMLPDDQLQVNGHIFATGIFPAGINARKIY; encoded by the coding sequence ATGTCCCGTTTGGTTTTGATCTCGAATAAACAATGTGACAGCAAGGATCTGGCCTGCGCCACGCAGGCCCTTGCGCCCGACGGCGCGAATGAGGCGGATCGGGGATTGTGGCTGGGCTGGAACGGCGACGTGCAAAACTTTGGCGAGCGTCCGGTCAACTATCGGCACAACGTCGGCTATGAGCAAGTGACCTTCCCGCTGTCGATAGACGAGTTTTGCCGCCACTATCAGGGTTACTATCACGATGGCCTGTGGCCGGTATTCCACAACCAGCCGGAGAAAGCGCATTTCACGCCGGAGAATTACCAGGCTTACCGGCAGCTCAACCTGCATTTCGCCGACATCGCCTGCGAGTATGTTTGCCCCGGCGACATCATCTGCATCGATGATTACCAGTTGCTGCCCTGCGGCCAGGCGCTGAAGGAACAGGGGTTGCTGAACCCGAGCGCGTTCTTTTTCCACCTGCCGTTCCCGTCGGTGGCGCTGCTCAGGCAAATCCCCGAACACCGCGGGTTAATCGAGTCGCTGTTTTTCTACGATCTGATCGGCTTTCAGTCGCTTGACGACCGCAATAACTTCCTCAGCTATCTGGCCGGCGAATACCCGCTGGAGATGTTGCCCGACGACCAGTTGCAGGTTAACGGGCACATCTTCGCCACCGGCATCTTCCCGGCCGGGATCAACGCCAGGAAGATTTACTGA
- the ascF gene encoding PTS cellobiose/arbutin/salicin transporter subunit IIBC, with protein MPKNYTEISQAIVNAVGGLGNIDAVTHCMTRLRFVVKDKALIDTPALKAINGVLGVVHSGEQCQVIIGNEVSKAYQAVLALGLPGNAPAAAPAKRKITLKGIGAGILDALVGTMSPLIPAIIGGSMVKLLAMMLDMAGVFEKGSSTLIILNVIGDGAFFFLPVMVAASAALKFKTNMSLAIAIAGVLLHPNFIDLMAKAAQGQAVEFAYIPVTAVKYTYTVIPALVMTWILSYIERWVDRITPAVTKNFLKPMLIVLIAAPIAILLIGPLGIWIGSGISALVYTVHGYLGWLSVAIMGAIWPLLVMTGMHRVFTPTIIQTIAETGKEGMVMPSEIGANLSLGGSSLAVAFKTKNRELRQTALAAAASAIVAGISEPALYGVAVRLKRPLIASLISGFVCGAVAGIGGLASHSMASPGLFTSVQFFDPSNPMSIVWVGGVMVLSVVLSFVLTLILGFEDIPESEAPPTAATAPAANTANAVNPQ; from the coding sequence ATGCCGAAGAACTACACAGAGATCTCGCAGGCAATCGTGAATGCGGTGGGCGGCCTCGGCAACATCGACGCCGTAACGCACTGCATGACCCGCCTGAGATTCGTTGTCAAAGACAAGGCGCTGATCGACACCCCCGCGCTCAAAGCGATTAATGGCGTGCTGGGCGTGGTGCACAGCGGCGAGCAGTGCCAGGTGATCATCGGCAACGAGGTATCGAAAGCCTACCAGGCGGTGCTGGCGCTCGGCCTGCCGGGCAACGCCCCCGCCGCCGCACCGGCAAAACGTAAAATCACCCTGAAAGGCATCGGCGCCGGCATTCTCGATGCGCTGGTGGGCACCATGTCGCCGTTGATCCCCGCCATTATCGGCGGTTCGATGGTGAAGCTGCTGGCGATGATGCTGGATATGGCCGGCGTGTTCGAAAAAGGCTCCTCGACCCTGATCATCCTGAACGTGATCGGCGACGGCGCGTTCTTCTTCCTGCCGGTGATGGTCGCCGCCTCTGCGGCGCTGAAGTTCAAAACCAACATGTCGCTGGCGATCGCCATTGCCGGCGTGCTGCTGCACCCCAACTTTATCGATCTGATGGCCAAGGCGGCGCAGGGCCAGGCCGTGGAGTTCGCCTACATCCCGGTGACGGCGGTGAAATACACCTATACGGTGATCCCGGCGCTGGTGATGACCTGGATCCTGTCGTACATCGAACGATGGGTTGATCGCATCACCCCGGCGGTGACCAAGAACTTCCTCAAACCTATGCTGATTGTGCTGATCGCCGCGCCGATCGCGATCCTATTGATCGGCCCGCTCGGCATCTGGATCGGTAGCGGTATTTCGGCGCTGGTGTACACCGTGCACGGCTATTTGGGCTGGCTTTCCGTTGCCATTATGGGCGCCATCTGGCCGCTGCTGGTGATGACCGGCATGCACCGCGTGTTCACCCCGACCATTATTCAGACCATTGCCGAAACCGGCAAAGAAGGCATGGTGATGCCTTCGGAGATCGGGGCCAACCTGTCGCTCGGCGGCTCTTCGCTGGCCGTGGCGTTCAAAACCAAGAACCGCGAACTGCGCCAGACCGCGCTGGCCGCGGCCGCCTCCGCCATAGTGGCGGGGATTTCCGAACCGGCGCTGTATGGCGTGGCGGTGCGGCTTAAACGCCCGCTGATCGCCAGCCTGATCAGCGGCTTTGTCTGTGGTGCCGTCGCCGGTATCGGCGGGCTGGCTAGCCATTCGATGGCCTCGCCCGGCCTGTTCACCAGCGTGCAGTTTTTTGACCCGTCGAACCCGATGAGCATTGTCTGGGTGGGCGGCGTGATGGTGCTTTCCGTGGTGCTGTCTTTCGTGCTCACGCTGATTTTAGGGTTCGAAGACATCCCGGAAAGCGAAGCCCCGCCAACGGCGGCCACCGCACCTGCGGCGAATACCGCTAACGCCGTCAATCCCCAATGA
- a CDS encoding carbon starvation CstA family protein — MNREGILKHIPWMLLGILGASCLGVVALRRGEHISALWIIVASVAVYLVAYRYYSLYIATKVMKLDAFRATPAVVNNDGLNYVPTNKNVLFGHHFAAIAGAGPLVGPVLAAQVGYLPGTLWLLGGVVLAGAVQDFMVLFISSRRNGASLGEIIKKEMGPVPGTIALFGCFLIMIIILAVLALIVVKALAESPWGVFTVCATVPIALFMGIYMRFLRPGRVGEVSVIGIVLLVASIWFGGVIAQDPYWGPALTFKDTTITFTLIGYAFVSALLPVWLILAPRDYLATFLKIGVIVGLAIGIVILNPELKMPAVTQFVDGTGPVWKGSVFPFLFITIACGAVSGFHALIASGTTPKLLANEKDARFIGYGAMLMESFVAIMALVAASIIEPGLYFAMNTPPAALGITMPDLHRLGTEDAPMIMASLKDVTAHAAATVSSWGFVISPEQILQTAKDIGEPSVLNRAGGAPTLAVGIAHVFHQIIPGANMGFWYHFGILFEALFILTALDAGTRSGRFMLQDLMGNFAPFLKKTDSLVAGIVGTAGCVGLWGYLLYQGVVDPLGGVKSLWPLFGISNQMLAAVALVLGTVVLIKMKRTQYIWVTVLPAVWLLICTTYALGLKLFSDNPQLEGFFFQAGEYKRKIAESGAELSAQQVANMQHIVVNNYTNAGLSILFLLVVYSIIFYGVKTAMAAYKNPNRSDQETPYVPVPEEAPSSGVTEGDVKVSPQH, encoded by the coding sequence ATGAACCGAGAGGGGATTTTAAAACACATTCCATGGATGCTACTGGGGATACTCGGTGCTTCCTGCCTGGGCGTGGTTGCGCTGCGCCGTGGCGAACACATCAGCGCGCTGTGGATCATCGTCGCGTCGGTAGCGGTGTATCTGGTGGCGTACCGGTATTACAGCCTGTATATCGCCACCAAAGTAATGAAGCTGGACGCCTTCCGCGCCACCCCGGCGGTGGTCAACAACGACGGCCTGAACTACGTGCCGACCAACAAGAACGTGCTGTTCGGCCACCACTTCGCCGCCATTGCCGGCGCAGGCCCGCTGGTCGGCCCGGTACTGGCGGCGCAGGTCGGTTACCTGCCCGGCACGCTGTGGTTGCTGGGCGGCGTGGTGCTGGCGGGGGCGGTGCAGGACTTTATGGTGCTGTTCATCTCCTCGCGCCGCAACGGCGCTTCGCTCGGCGAGATCATCAAAAAGGAAATGGGTCCGGTGCCGGGCACCATCGCGCTGTTCGGCTGCTTCCTGATCATGATCATCATCCTGGCGGTGCTGGCCCTGATCGTGGTGAAGGCCCTGGCGGAAAGCCCGTGGGGCGTGTTCACCGTCTGCGCCACCGTGCCGATCGCGCTGTTCATGGGCATTTACATGCGCTTCCTGCGCCCCGGCCGGGTGGGCGAAGTGTCGGTGATTGGCATCGTGCTGCTGGTGGCTTCCATCTGGTTCGGCGGCGTGATCGCCCAGGACCCGTACTGGGGCCCGGCGCTGACCTTTAAAGACACCACCATCACCTTCACGCTGATTGGCTATGCGTTCGTCTCCGCCCTGCTGCCGGTGTGGCTGATCCTGGCGCCGCGCGATTATCTGGCCACCTTCCTGAAGATTGGCGTGATTGTCGGGCTGGCGATTGGCATCGTGATCCTCAACCCCGAGCTGAAAATGCCGGCGGTGACGCAGTTTGTCGACGGCACCGGCCCGGTGTGGAAAGGCTCGGTGTTCCCGTTCCTGTTCATTACCATCGCCTGCGGCGCGGTTTCCGGCTTCCATGCGTTGATCGCTTCCGGCACCACGCCGAAGCTGCTGGCCAATGAAAAAGACGCGCGCTTTATCGGTTACGGCGCGATGCTGATGGAATCCTTCGTCGCCATCATGGCGCTGGTGGCGGCCTCGATCATCGAACCTGGCCTGTACTTCGCCATGAACACTCCACCGGCGGCATTGGGCATCACCATGCCGGACCTGCACCGTCTGGGCACCGAAGACGCGCCGATGATCATGGCGTCGCTCAAAGATGTGACCGCCCACGCGGCGGCGACCGTCAGTTCCTGGGGCTTCGTCATCAGCCCGGAACAGATCCTGCAAACCGCCAAAGACATCGGCGAACCTTCGGTGCTGAACCGCGCCGGTGGCGCGCCAACGTTGGCGGTGGGCATCGCCCACGTGTTCCACCAGATCATCCCGGGCGCCAATATGGGCTTCTGGTATCACTTCGGCATTCTGTTCGAGGCGCTGTTTATCCTGACCGCGCTGGACGCCGGCACCCGTTCCGGCCGCTTTATGCTGCAGGACTTGATGGGCAACTTTGCGCCCTTCCTGAAAAAAACCGACTCGCTGGTGGCCGGTATCGTCGGCACCGCCGGTTGCGTGGGGCTGTGGGGTTACCTGCTGTACCAAGGGGTGGTCGATCCGCTCGGCGGCGTGAAGAGCCTGTGGCCGCTGTTCGGCATCTCCAACCAGATGCTGGCGGCCGTGGCGTTGGTGTTGGGCACCGTGGTGCTGATCAAGATGAAACGCACCCAATACATTTGGGTCACCGTGCTACCGGCGGTGTGGCTGCTGATTTGCACCACCTATGCGCTGGGCCTGAAGCTGTTCAGCGACAACCCGCAACTGGAAGGCTTCTTCTTCCAGGCCGGCGAGTACAAACGCAAAATCGCCGAGAGCGGCGCCGAGTTGAGCGCCCAGCAGGTGGCGAACATGCAGCATATCGTGGTGAACAACTACACCAACGCCGGGCTGAGCATTCTGTTCCTGCTGGTGGTGTACAGCATCATCTTCTACGGGGTGAAAACCGCGATGGCGGCGTATAAAAACCCGAACCGCAGCGACCAGGAAACGCCGTACGTGCCGGTGCCTGAAGAAGCGCCCTCCAGCGGCGTAACTGAGGGGGACGTCAAAGTTTCACCGCAGCATTGA
- a CDS encoding GNAT family N-acetyltransferase encodes MKHQPWSVIADNDNQPNAVNDGPLFSWHKGALTISTDRRLLDIDFIHHFLRHSHWAQGIDRATLEHAIRHSLCFGLYRKKRQIGFARVVTDHATFAWLSDVFITAEYRGNGLGQWLMHSCLEHPLMSGLHRIMLYASQAPWLYAKAGYEPINQPDKVWTITQPAMDRPCGALNIPQSVH; translated from the coding sequence ATGAAGCATCAACCTTGGTCGGTAATCGCCGACAATGATAATCAGCCGAACGCAGTAAATGATGGGCCGCTATTCTCCTGGCATAAAGGTGCCTTGACGATCAGCACCGATCGCCGGCTATTGGACATCGATTTTATTCATCATTTTCTCCGCCATTCGCACTGGGCGCAGGGCATCGATCGCGCCACGCTGGAGCACGCCATTCGCCACAGTCTGTGCTTCGGCCTGTACCGAAAAAAACGCCAGATCGGTTTTGCCCGGGTGGTGACGGACCACGCCACCTTCGCCTGGTTGAGCGACGTGTTTATCACTGCCGAATACCGCGGCAACGGGCTGGGGCAATGGCTGATGCACAGTTGCCTGGAACATCCGCTCATGAGCGGGCTGCACCGCATCATGCTCTACGCCAGCCAGGCGCCATGGCTGTACGCCAAGGCAGGCTATGAACCGATCAACCAGCCAGACAAGGTGTGGACCATCACGCAACCCGCGATGGATCGGCCCTGCGGCGCACTCAATATCCCCCAGTCTGTGCACTGA